A genomic segment from Spinacia oleracea cultivar Varoflay chromosome 3, BTI_SOV_V1, whole genome shotgun sequence encodes:
- the LOC110791613 gene encoding uncharacterized protein, giving the protein MLLLLSPSFSTLTSPLKARNGLFTSNPPPRSKAIKVVAMAKNTSNDTEDGGGIAEKLAIVGGLISTPVIGWSLYTLKVTGCGLPPGPGGSLGALEGVSYLVVLGIIGWSLYTKTKTGSGLPNGPFGLLGAVEGLSYLCLLAIIVVFGLQFVENGSIPGPLPGDQCFG; this is encoded by the coding sequence atgttgttgttgttatctcCATCATTTTCCACCCTCACCAGCCCACTAAAAGCCCGCAATGGGCTATTCACAAGCAATCCACCACCACGTTCAAAAGCAATCAAGGTGGTAGCCATGGCAAAAAACACCAGCAACGACACCGAAGACGGCGGCGGGATAGCCGAGAAACTAGCCATAGTTGGTGGCTTAATCTCAACTCCGGTGATCGGATGGTCCCTCTATACCTTGAAGGTTACGGGCTGTGGGCTTCCTCCTGGGCCCGGTGGGTCACTAGGGGCATTAGAGGGGGTTAGCTACTTGGTTGTGTTGGGAATAATAGGGTGGTCTTTGTACACAAAGACAAAGACGGGTTCGGGTCTACCCAACGGGCCTTTCGGGTTGTTGGGTGCTGTTGAAGGTTTGTCATACTTGTGTTTGCTTGCTATTATTGTAGTATTTGGATTACAGTTTGTGGAAAATGGTTCTATCCCTGGACCTTTACCAGGAGACCAGTGTTTTGGCTAA
- the LOC110791626 gene encoding UDP-N-acetylmuramoyl-L-alanyl-D-glutamate--2,6-diaminopimelate ligase MurE homolog, chloroplastic, which yields MFLQPFLTLPSTISSPTNSSSSSSSLHFTKPLFLRPSISLLRRKTPSAAGNYYPNPSDDDPPEAPEDSSHGVSKFGQIQRQAARARKLEEEDFEKNRSVFLDAIKDVEDAPENEDYSTGVSGSGDDLFGDIDKAIAQKRKEFVKKGLLKPNPPKSERVVEVADDELGQEEVVDLEEIDELQGLRVVDVSEKEEEFDDDDIDVEVSELGKNGSSSSLFDASFDIDFDSLGNNSSNKVRIVEPSFKMTLAELLDECKVVPISVYGDLEVEITGIEHDSRLVNSGDLFVCCVDGNLCLIEADKRGAVAVVASKEIDIEETLGCKALVIVEDTNAALPALAAAFFRYPTKSMSVIGITGTHGKTTAAHLIKTMYEAMGLRTGMMSSVAYYVHGDNKLDFPEANPDAVLVQKLMAKMLHNGTEAVVMEASSNELTHTRCEEIDFDIAVFTNLSRDNSHFQGNEEEFRVAQAKLFSRMVDPDRHRKIVNVDDPNAPFFIAQGNPNVPVLTFALENKDADVHPLKFELSLFETTVLVNTPQGILEISSGLLGRHNIYNILAAVTVGIAVGAPLEDIVRGIEEVDAVPGRCEVIDEEQAFGVIVDHARTPDALSRLLDSVRELQPRRIITVIGSCGEKERGKRPMLAKVATDKSDVTMLTSDNQGSEDPLDILDDMLAGIGWTMQDYLKHGENDYYPPLPNGHRLFLHDIRRVAVRCAVAMGEEGDMVVVAGKGHEAYQVDGDKKEFFDDREECREALQYVDELHQAGIDTSEFPWRLPESH from the exons ATGTTTCTTCAACCTTTTCTCACTCTTCCTTCCACTATCTCCTCACCCaccaattcttcttcttcttcttcttctctccaTTTCACAAAACCCCTTTTCCTCCGCCCTTCAATCTCTCTCCTCCGCCGGAAAACACCCTCCGCCGCCGGAAACTACTACCCAAACCCGTCCGATGACGACCCACCCGAAGCCCCAGAAGACAGTTCTCACGGTGTCTCGAAATTCGGTCAAATCCAACGCCAAGCTGCCCGTGCTCGGAAGCTAGAGGAGGAGGATTTCGAGAAGAACCGTTCAGTTTTCCTTGACGCCATTAAAGACGTGGAGGATGCTCCTGAGAACGAGGATTACTCCACCGGAGTCAGCGGTTCTGGGGATGATTTGTTTGGCGATATCGATAAGGCAATTGCCCAGAAGAGGAAGGAGTTTGTGAAGAAAGGGCTGTTAAAACCCAATCCACCAAAGAGTGAAAGGGTTGTGGAGGTAGCAGATGATGAATTGGGGCAAGAAGAGGTTGTTGATTTGGAAGAGATTGATGAACTGCAAGGTTTAAGGGTTGTGGATGTAAGCGAAAAAGAGGAagaatttgatgatgatgatattgaTGTTGAGGTAAGTGAATTGGGTAAGAATGGTTCTAGTTCTAGTTTGTTTGATGCTTCATTTGATATTGATTTTGATAGTTTAGGTAATAATAGTAGTAATAAGGTTAGAATTGTGGAACCCAGTTTTAAAATGACATTAGCTGAGCTTTTAGATGAGTGTAAAGTAGTGCCTATTTCAGTTTATGGGGATTTAGAGGTTGAAATTACTGGGATTGAGCATGATTCGAGGTTGGTTAATTCTGGGGATTTGTTTGTGTGTTGTGTTGATGGGAATTTGTGTTTGATTGAGGCTGATAAAAGGGgtgctgttgctgttgttgctAGCAAAGAGATTGATATTGAGGAAACTTTAGGGTGTAAAGCATTGGTAATTGTGGAGGATACAAATGCTGCACTTCCTGCATTAGCTGCAGCTTTTTTTAGGTACCCAACTAAAAGTATGTCTGTAATTGGGATTACTGGTACTCATGGGAAAACTACAGCTGCACATTTGATAAAAACTATGTATGAAGCAATGGGGTTAAGAACAGGGATGATGAGTTCAGTTGCATATTATGTACATGGGGATAATAAGCTGGATTTCCCAGAAGCAAACCCAGATGCTGTTTTGGTACAGAAGTTAATGGCTAAGATGCTTCACAATGGAACTGAAGCAGTTGTTATGGAGGCCTCCTCTAATGAACTGACTCATACGCGTTGTGAGGAAATTGATTTTGATATCGCGGTTTTCACTAATTTGTCAAgggacaattcccattttcaagGGAATGAAGAAGAATTTAGGGTTGCTCAGGCTAAATTGTTTTCTAGGATGGTTGATCCAGATAGACACAGGAAGATTGTCAATGTTGATGACCCTAATGCGCCGTTCTTTATAGCACAAGGGAACCCTAATGTCCCTGTTTTAACCTTCGCACTTGAAAATAAGGATGCAGATGTTCAtcctttgaagtttgaactttctCTGTTCGAAACCACTGTTCTGGTTAATACTCCTCAGGGTATATTGGAGATTTCATCAGGGTTGCTTGGGAGGCATAATATCTATAATATACTTGCAGCAGTTACTGTAGGGATTGCAGTTGGGGCCCCGTTGGAAGATATAGTTAGGGGTATTGAAGAGGTTGATGCAGTTCCAGGGAGGTGCGAGGTAATAGATGAAGAACAGGCGTTTGGGGTGATTGTGGATCATGCCCGTACTCCGGATGCCTTATCTAGACTTCTTGATTCGGTCAGGGAGCTCCAACCAAGGAGGATAATTACTG TTATTGGCTCTTGTGGTGAGAAAGAGAGGGGAAAGAGACCCATGCTGGCCAAGGTAGCAACTGATAAAAGTGATGTGACTATGCTGACATCAGACAATCAAGGAAGCGAAGATCCAT TGGATATACTGGACGACATGTTGGCTGGAATTGGATGGACAATGCAAGATTACTTGAAACATGGGGAGAATGATTATTATCCTCCTCTTCCAAATGGCCACAGGCTTTTCCTGCATGATATTAGACGTGTAGCTGTGCGTTGTGCTGTTGCAATGGGTGAGGAAGGCGATATGGTG GTAGTTGCTGGCAAGGGCCATGAAGCATATCAGGTTGATGGTGACAAAAAGGAGTTCTTTGATGACAGGGAGGAGTGCAGGGAAGCACTACAGTATGTTGACGAGCTTCATCAAGCCGGAATAGACACAAGTGAATTTCCATGGCG GTTACCTGAGAGCCATTGA
- the LOC110791634 gene encoding uncharacterized protein: MRKLCPNFDKEDALETILEVPIPEEMFNNMGNNVALRCQNMQHWMKAQASEKWSSPVILGRINELRFILYHIGSPLIPLQVHIDKISRPVRDSSIQTSTAKYIVQQYIAATGGQAAISSIQSMCVIGHAKIGATVFHLGDQIVRGKNTEEVGGFVLWQKNPDLWSLEFVVSGCKVFSGSNGKVSWRQSSNQPSVTTGSPRPLRRFLQGLDPRATANLFIDAICIGEKVINHEDCFILKLETSQTTLDAQSGPKYEIIHHTLWGYFSQRSGLLLQFEDSRMLRLKNNVDNDDGDGVFWEISAESFIEDYRYVDGINIAHSGKTSVRVFRYGEHSANHQREIDETWKIDEVGFNIWGLDPDFFLPPRESQVEASAF; this comes from the exons ATGAGGAAATTATGTCCGAATTTCGACAAGGAAGATGCACTCGAGACGATTCTCGAGGTGCCGATACCGGAGGAGATGTTCAACAACATGGGCAACAACGTTGCGTTGCGTTGTCAAAATATGCAACATTGGATGAAAGCTCAGGCGTCGGAAAAGTGGTCGTCGCCGGTGATTCTTGGCCGGATTAATGAACTCCGGTTCATTCTTTATCATATTGGTTCACCACTTATTCCTCTTCAGGTTCACATTGACAAGATTAGTCGTCCAGTTAGAGATAGTTCCATT CAAACATCAACTGCAAAGTACATAGTACAGCAATACATTGCAGCAACAGGAGGGCAAGCAGCAATAAGCTCAATACAAAGCATGTGTGTAATAGGACATGCTAAAATTGGCGCGACTGTTTTCCATTTAGGTGATCAAATTGTAAGGGGAAAGAACACCGAAGAAGTCGGAGGATTTGTACTTTGGCAAAAGAATCCAGATTTGTGGAGTTTAGAATTTGTGGTTTCTGGGTGTAAAGTTTTCTCAGGAAGTAATGGTAAGGTTTCTTGGAGGCAATCATCAAATCAACCTTCTGTTACTACTGGTTCTCCTAGACCATTGCGCCGGTTTTTACAA GGGTTAGATCCAAGAGCAACAGCCAACTTATTCATAGATGCAATATGCATAGGAGAAAAAGTCATAAACCATGAAGATTGCTTCATCCTCAAACTTGAAACAAGCCAAACAACTCTTGATGCACAAAGTGGACCAAAATATGAGATCATTCACCACACTTTATGGGGCTACTTCAGCCAAAGATCAGGCCTCCTACTCCAATTCGAGGACTCGAGAATGCTCCGGTTGAAGAACAACGTTGACAACGACGATGGAGACGGCGTGTTTTGGGAGATAAGTGCAGAGTCATTCATAGAAGATTATAGGTATGTTGATGGGATTAACATAGCTCATAGTGGTAAAACCTCTGTTAGGGTGTTTAGGTATGGTGAACATTCAGCTAATCATCAAAGGGAGATTGATGAAACATGGAAGATTGATGAAGTTGGTTTTAATATTTGGGGTTTGGATCCTGATTTCTTTTTGCCACCAAGAGAATCACAAGTTGAGGCTTCAGCTTTTTGA